Proteins encoded by one window of Hemiscyllium ocellatum isolate sHemOce1 chromosome 50, sHemOce1.pat.X.cur, whole genome shotgun sequence:
- the LOC132805628 gene encoding actin-3-like has protein sequence MSKSSPVAPQGPPMCQDPFTDTAAVVMDNGTGYTKAGFAGDDKPRVVVRSLVGIPNQSCEEPGKAPDYYIGAAIPADPWVVKTPVVTNGVVTDWDALEMLWHHVFYQELRVAPEEHAVLLSDAPLSPLANREKAAELLFEGFGVPAMYVAHQSLLSLYSTGRTSGLIVESGLGVSYTAPVHSGYTMPHATFRLDLAGGGLTEYMAKLLEECGNPFSAEEMHVVTNIKETCCYVAQDFNEEMVANENDYLTDYELPDGHIITIGNERFRCPESLFRPEVVGLSAPGLHALALKSLERCPAEHQLELLTNIVLSGGSSMFPGFAERIQSQIGALFPGRAKLGVYASPQRRFSVWIGGSITACLNTFQSMWVSREDYDEKGPSVVQRKCF, from the coding sequence ATGAGTAAATCCTCCCCCGTGGCCCCTCAGGGGCCCCCCATGTGCCAGGACCCATTCACAGACACGGCGGCCGTGGTGATGGACAACGGCACCGGCTACACCAAGGCCGGTTTTGCCGGCGACGACAAGCCCCGGGTGGTGGTGCGCTCGCTGGTGGGCATCCCGAACCAGAGCTGCGAGGAGCCGGGCAAAGCGCCGGACTACTACATCGGGGCGGCCATTCCCGCCGACCCCTGGGTGGTCAAGACGCCGGTGGTGACCAACGGCGTCGTCACCGACTGGGACGCCCTGGAGATGCTCTGGCACCACGTCTTCTACCAGGAGCTGCGGGTGGCGCCCGAGGAACACGCCGTCCTGCTGTCCGACGCGCCGCTGTCGCCCCTGGCCAACCGGGAGAAGGCCGCTGAGCTCCTGTTTGAGGGCTTCGGCGTACCGGCTATGTATGTGGCCCACCAGTCGCTGCTGTCCCTCTACTCCACCGGCCGGACCTCAGGCCTCATCGTCGAGTCGGGCCTGGGCGTCTCCTACACAGCGCCCGTCCACAGCGGCTACACCATGCCCCACGCCACCTTCCGCTTGGACCTGGCGGGCGGGGGGCTGACCGAGTACATGGCCAAGCTGCTGGAGGAGTGCGGCAACCCCTTCAGCGCCGAGGAGATGCACGTGGTGACCAACATCAAGGAGACCTGCTGCTACGTGGCGCAGGACTTCAACGAGGAGATGGTGGCCAACGAAAACGACTACCTGACCGACTACGAGCTGCCCGACGGCCACATCATCACCATCGGCAACGAGCGCTTCCGCTGCCCGGAGTCGCTCTTCAGGCCTGAGGTGGTAGGCCTCAGCGCCCCGGGCCTGCACGCCCTGGCCTTGAAGAGCCTGGAGCGGTGCCCGGCTGAGCACCAGCTCGAGCTCCTCACCAACATCGTGCTGTCGGGCGGCTCCTCCATGTTCCCGGGCTTCGCCGAGCGGATCCAGAGCCAAATCGGCGCCCTGTTCCCCGGCCGCGCCAAGCTCGGCGTCTACGCCTCGCCCCAGCGCCGGTTCTCGGTGTGGATCGGGGGCTCCATCACCGCCTGCCTCAACACCTTCCAGTCCATGTGGGTCAGCCGCGAGGACTACGACGAGAAAGGCCCGAGCGTTGTCCAGCGCAAGTGCTTCTGA